The following is a genomic window from Lycorma delicatula isolate Av1 chromosome 6, ASM4794821v1, whole genome shotgun sequence.
tcgtttttgtgttatgcgtaatacatacgtacgtacagacgtcacgccgaaacttgtcaaaatggattcagggatggttaaaaatggatatttccggtgaaatttgaaaatcgaaattttttcctttacttcttacaaggatgtataactgttaaaaaatattagtcataattgttttattttttgcaccTACTTTCGTACTttgatatttgaataatatgcTACAAGTAACAATACAGGTTTGTCGGTTACGATCGCCGACTTAATATTATCATTtcttactggaatttttttttttatatgtataaaaaatactatttaaagatgtatgtgtatatactcgtattataagcgtatttattttattaaacgtctTTCTAGATTCCTGAAAAGattatactaatataaaagaGAAAGTTGGAGTTTCCTTTTTTGCTTGACCATCTatgtaaatcataataaaatcagTGTAATCacatttcaagtttttatttaatcggTTGCTCTAATCAGCCTACGTCTGATAAAATGCAAATtagctgataaaaaaaatttaattggtgaTTAGCTATTAATCAATAAAtggttttcaatttaaaaatcattgaattgTAATAGATGTTTCGTGACGGTGCGGAAAATACATTCAAATTCaattaatctgttatttattatttaaataaatgtctcTGTCTCAAATGTAccgtttttattttgattaacctGTTGGCCAAATATCAAAACCAATTAGTCGGGTGGGGATCAAATAATGGCTGAACTATGCGTTGATTTACaatgttttaagataattaacgttaattgtaaacaaaataaacttacgtAACGAGGATCGCTACAGAgaaacgttttatgtttttcttcggCTTTTCCCTTAATTCCACTAATAAACGCTTTACAATCTGGAAATTTTAGACCTGGAATATCAGGTATTTCTGTCATCCTGAAAAGAAAAAGAGTAAATAGccattaattgtattatatgaaatgttttcaaTGGTATAATATCGTCTTATGacgtattatttttctcttttgagTAAAAGCAacgtttattttcaaatgaacgcTATATCAGGCCCGGTTTTGACACTTTTCTAGTCtacttaacaaaaattagtttacCATTGAACCTAACCATTAATTCTAGGGAtcaacatctcgattcccccccccccccgcgagGGGGGAAGATCACCCCTCATAGCGTgtaccaccccctccgttccttgacagttgtggctttaacggaggtcatcTTCTTGCCCTCTAACTGaacacattccacagtgttcagttcggcctcgtgagatgccaccaatgcagatgccccgagggacatctacgtCAGTAATTCCGCCCCAGTAAAAATCGTCTTCCGAAGAAGAAAACAGACACCTAATACTACCACGTAGCCTTCAAGAACTAAGCTAAAACCTTGCACGCGGAAGCGCGAACGTCGCGCCTAGTTCTCCGTATTTAATCAGCCAATTTCGTGAATTTCTCTTAATTCGAGGCAAATAAACAACATCCCACCAtcaacaagtgttgatcgcaacaacgaaaatttTGACCTAGtttccttagtgaactcaactctCGCTTAATAAACCGTGACTTGAGTTAGTTAAATAAGTTAACTGCGGACTGTGGTCTGGTCCTACTCATCGCCTACCATCGCAGAGCTCCGCGTGACATTCATCACCATAAACCGCCGTCAAGACGCCACTACACACCACGGCTGAATGGCGTGCAGCCGCGTCCCGCCGACGGTGTCGTTTGATCATTCAAAATGCTCTCGTCAAAGCGCAACCGCACTCCCCGCTGAATGGAAGTCCATGCCCGTTagcagcggccgcaactccgccgacagcttaGCAATTCAAATTGACACCTCTTATTAAATAAACGTCACTCGTTGCCGAAGcgccttttctttatttttcctgtttagcctccggtaactaccgtttaggtaatacttcagaggatgaatgaggatgatctgtatgagtgtgaatgaagtgtagtcttgtacattctcagttcgaccattcctgagatgtgtggttaattgaaacccaaccaccaaagaacaccggtatccacgatctggtattcaagtccgtgtaaaaatagctggctttactaggacttgaacgctggaactctcgacttccaaatcgaaTGATTTTTAAGTAACTTCGCGCCACGGAGGCGACGTATAAGTAACtcacaagaaaattaataattgttataacgGGTTTCTTAAGTGCAGCACTCCACAATAATTAGCCTCAATTGAAGTCACGTAACCACTGAAACGACAAAGATTCGTCTGTTTCACTAATTTACTTACACATACGTCCCtttctgaaatattatattgtttctttGTACATCTAATAATCTAATTTTCATCTAATAGACCATGTACACGAGTCGCCTTGTTATacgtatgtttaaaattatttaagttgtgtACACTCTAATGTTTTAATAGAGCTatagatatgttttttaaattttaagtagttaaaatctcacaataattaatttattttcagtgtggcagtaataataaaatattatgtcgCATTAGACATAAATTTTGTGCCGAACAAGcacaaatttaacataaaatatataatttcttaccCTTGTCTGTCAATGTCTTTACTACAAAAGTAAAAGACATTTAGTACcactaatgttttaatttcatataaatttatgaaaattagtcaattttttgtataaaaaaattatcaattcatcGTTATCTTTAATCTCGTATGATAGATTTCTCATAacaatttgagtaaaaaaaaaacttcatgatTAACTGAAATTGTGCATGACGCACAGATTAAGTGATTGGCAAGCAGCGGGTACATCAACACCACATTTCCGCGTAACAGTTTGGATTGTATAaggtataacaaatattaaacttATGACACCTTTTGTTGCACGcacccattttatttttttaaaattgaaaaattgaagaaagaaaaatagttacatttttgcatattaaaaaaatcgcCATAGAAGATAACATAGAACGAAAACAGTATTTGCCATTTGCGTAATGTTAGTAAATCGGATCTGTACTATAGATGTCTAATTCACTTCTATCAAGAAAGTTCGAAATACAACGTTCCTGAACGGTTTCTAATCAATCAGTTCATCCGGTATTTCTGACCAAGCCGTAATAATCTACCCACAGATCTGTATCAAAGAATCCTTAATTTTACCAGATTATGTAGTTTCAGGTGTCTTGTTGGTCACCCAGTTTCAGGAGTTTTGTTTTAAGTGGTCGGTTTATGCAGATATGTAGAAGTTGAAGAATAGGTGTTACTCCACCAGGAATAACATGATCACACTTTCCAGCAATCAGTCTTTGCTTCATATGGTCGGTTGTATGACCCCTAAAACTTTCCATTACAGGTGGGAAAGGTTTTTCGTAATAATGCGCCTGTTGTACGCTCGTAGCTACATTTGATGCGGTGCAGTACTAATTCATTATTAACCCATCTCTTTACTTGTGTTTGTACGAAAAAATCGGGTGGAAATTTTTCACTTTCGgttaatgttttgtattaaatatttggtGTAATTTTGTGCGCTCGAATATATTGTCTGTATCGCCGAGCAATTATGTTTTTCGTAACCGACAGGTCGTATCCTAATACTCTTTGCAACTACACTTTCAATTAATGTCTACGGAATTTCGAAAATCACCATGTTTGGTCCGCATTTCCAATTTGCTCAAGGGAACAGaagatcctttttttaaatttttgatatatctttgaaacTGTGTGAATTAGTACGCTTCTGATAGTTGCTGTGGTTATGTAACCACAGCGACTATCAGAAGCATTAGAACCATCAGAAGTATTGTGTAATACTTAGAATAGAAACATTATGTCGACAAAGAAATCGGCGTACCTAGTTAACACCATCTTTAATACCATCTTTATGTATTCCTACCGATATTTAATAATCAGCGATTTCCAAgactttcatttgaaaattttctgtagAAATCGCCTATCTAAACCGATGGAGGTACATTCCGTATATGCGCGGAAAGCTTTTCTTCTATTAACGGGTATTTCGCATTTTTccaccaaaatattttctttgttttattggctatgaaaaattggttttcttttttcaCCACTCATTAGTGCAGTactatgttatattaaattttctgccTGTAGAAATATTTCCACATTACTTTGCGTAAACAATTACACTAACTTTTCTGCACAGTAAGAACGCAGATTTTTTTTCACTCGTTCTGTAGTTGTACTGTACACGAAACGTTTACACGCTGAACGATCGTTGTCCAAAAGAAAACTGATTATAAATGTTCGATAAAAAGTTTTCATATGATATAAGAATACCCAACGCGTGATAAAATTCTAACAACAACTATCGATAAGTCTGACACCACGTCGTAGGAaggtgtttaattttataatactgataTTTACTGTTAGTCATGGTTTTTGTTTCATCTAAACCATTTTATTTCACTGGATGTTGGTTTGTAATTaaaacagttgattttttttttgcaaccgTCATTCCGGTCAAAATGGTACGGGTGATACTTGGATAACAATAAGATTATCGTTGATAATCTTAAGTGTATACGATAAGATTTCTTTCTTATTCagccaaataatataaaataatctctcAGAATAACGTAAGCACAACTAATTCgtgctgcaataaaaaaataacactgaacATTATTAATGCCGGCCTCTTGTGCTAAATTACTATTGTACCGGTATCAGGAGAAGAAACGGAACGCGAATGATTTTGAAGAGTTGTAATATCATCCTATACATATTACAATCAAGACCTTTCATTCTTGCTGCGAAATCACACTTGTAGAATGACGGTTATATTATGTTAGCGTgatgaatattataattcttgGTTGGATGGAAGGTAGGATTTCGTTGGGAAGGTCCGTTGGAAATGTTATAGTAATTGCATCATTCCCCAGGCGCAGTTCTCTTTAGTCTATTCTTTGAAAGACATTTCGGGGCGAGATCTTGGGTCGATCTAACTGCGATATTTTTGATAGGGTCCCTAATTTCCTGTCTTTAACTGGTGATGTATTAGAGGTGCTCGGTTTGGAATCGGTAAGTTTTTATTCGGGATGCTAAGGAAAACGAGAATCTAGGTGTGAGAAATTGTTCTCCTCTCAGTCTCTTCTGTCATTTCTGCCTTATGATTTGGGTAGTCATCTTGGTTATTTGTTGATAGTTTTTATTCACGGCAAGAAATCATGCGTTTAACAACAATGTAATATTCGCAGCAGTTTCTATTCCTATGGccatagcaataaaaaataagtaataatagccTACAGTTCTATTGTAAAGATTAGggatgatttaaatttatcaaatatttttgtatttatttactattatgaaAATTGATTACTTTCCTTGTCTACTATGTAATGTGTCATGATCGTCTTGCTATGACGTTCTACCTGTTATTATAAGTGTATGAGTTTGTGTCTCTGAGAGACAGTGTTctgtttttgaaagaaataatttctgtgttattaacagttaatttaattgttttactaaGATTGTCCATAACGGTTATCGATCAGTAGcgatattaatttaaagttttaacttttctaaCGACACATTTGTGACTCGGTTTGTCGTTACAAttgtttaaaatctaaattaatttaatatgatattaaatcaatttttattttatagtatgatatatatattttaacattagtattttaatttgtactgATCGAGGTGAGTAATATTTCTGACCagacataaaaaaagttatttgtgttcaaaaacaattaaatgaaataaagccTTTGTTACTTACTGTGGTGGAAATGGGAAATTTTTGGGAAAATGTGGTATTTTTGCATCTACGTTTTTCTTCAGCCATTCGTTTGATCCGATCATTTCTTCTtttgatctaaaaataaaaataatcacattagtaaaaaattaactttctttgtGAATATACCCACCGTTAATAGATACatttaaaaagagatgaaaaagtacggataaatttataaacatttttttataaattaatccacATCCACACCACACGATCAATTacaaacgaaaaagaaaaaaattataatgaatttaacgGTCGCAAACAAATGCAACTAAGTCAGTTAGTTTCTGAGATATTGGAAAAACCACAAATACacgataaatgcaaaaaaaaaaaaaaaatagcggacGGCGATAGTAAAAGTGTAACTATTGTAATTGAAGTAGTACTATTGTaacttatagatttttttttttcaatttacttaattactcatataattaaaaataaaaatacaatttaggtATATAATTTCGCTTTATGTCATTTAATTCGGATATGTATTGTAACAATACCGGTATAACGAACCTCAGTAACGGATTCCTACTaaataagaagaaagtagtagaaaatataataatggtagGAATTCAGAAAGGAGCTAAACGGagcccttttagtaaaggtaacaggtttGTTTAGCAATCGCCTTTCTTAATGCAGCCGATTGACAcatctaaacagatgttgttccgtgagaacaGTTACCGGACCAGGATAGAAATTTCATGGGAATATGTGAGTGCGGACGATCATTCTcccgcttcgagttgggtccggtcccgcaggtaaagaggataggaatataaatactccggggaagatcAGTTGAAAtgagtctaagcgagacgttacgaTGCGAGTCTGCGAGGACAGTTCTGCAAGATGTCAGTCAGCGACAGTATTCTGCGAAGAGGTCAGTGAAGGAACAAATTTCtagtgtgaattaagttcgacGCAATTaagaattacttgtgacgtcacacaAGTAATTTCAATATGGACAgcacatgaaaacaagaaatggttcggtgagttactgttagactataagtaaAAGAggtaatgtactaaatttcattcatgggTTGTTAGGGTAATtctatttgtgaacagcaaatgTATTTGCACCGAAAggactttatacttgtcttatatatatatatactacttaaattatctgatatttactacttgtattatatattgttgttgttaatacaacAATACAATTTAACAATGTTAAAAGTGTTAAGTCTATCGGTCATGCTAATAATGTCATTTGTCAATGAGaatgaattctggttttcattatttatctacctgtgaattcCCTTTAccttaaattctaatttatgtgtaatcattgtttattatttgacatttattatattactattattgttgttgtttgctCTAATCATCATTATCATTCTGATTATAATTGTGattatgattactatttttaatatttgttttattattgtaatttaatattttgtactattgtcgtttattattgttttattattgtcgtttattactattgttgttaatataacaattattattgatttacattgtttcatttatgtttttaaaccaataaattgtaattatataaacattttcaattgtcaatctctctaTATCTAGATCGAGCCACGAACACGCGACAGTATGTTATATCCCAGGTAAATTACAtcctttgttattattatgtttactttttctgtattaaatttatctctttcGCTGTGACCCAAAATCATGATATTTGCTATTATATAGCCTAAAATATGTGAAAGGCTTTGTATAAAAGTATGTCAAAAATATGACGGTCTTTTGATTTCACCCGAAACACTTGCTTCCctcatattttatatcatttgttgtaaaatggttttatttagtcgAGCATTGGTTTTACGTCGTTACTTAGTACATTATTTGTAAACACATTCGAACAAATAACATGTTCTTTTGTTTACAATGAAATGATTTTCATTTCaaccaaacaataaatttaacaattttttttatttattatatttttttcagtgtgaaataaaaacttaatattgctgatgtatatatatatatatatttgtatgggAATAGAGCATGGAATTTTGTCATGTATTTAAACGAGAACGATGAAactatttctgaaaaaagttaGCCTTTTGTTTACAAATGAACTTGAGAACTGTTGATTTTAAAATCTATCTGCTTGCTGATCATTATACCAACAAGCTAACCTTTTAGATATCTAGTTTTCTTACCCTTCAGATGAATCATCAGTACGAgattttgtgaatattttgttttcagttttagtTTCGCTTTTAGCGTTACTTATTCCTAATGTATCTTTTACCCAATCAATGATACTTTCTCCAAAATACGATTCCATGTGATCATCTGTCATCCTGGAACAAAGtaaaataggattaaaaatattttatgcttattactgaatttttgtcGGTAGAAATAATAGTTGATatagttgaaataataattgatcataagtatttactgtaataattccAGCTATTCTTTGTTCTGAATCTCAAGCTAAAGTAAGAATAGATCTTTGTTGTTAACTGACGATAACGACATAACATGCGAGCAGTCtggtatttaatcttttaacagaatatataatgggtttttattgttattaaaggaTTCGAGTTACATATCCGCTTCCAGAAAATGTGTAATTTAGTATATTGTGCATATTTTCTCAAACCTCTCTTCTATAACTATTGTGATCGTAATaagttacagtaaaaataaacaaatataattgggTTGGAGGAAAACGACTATAATCTTATGCATCAGAATCAGTTGTGAAATATAACAGCGAAtcgtaagaagaaaaaaaaagcgtTGCTAAGCCTAtcagaaattaattctttttttactcttaattaaaaacaattcttttaaatttttttaaaagggaaGTGATGGaacgttttctataaaatatgtttataaaatattccattaaaagtttaaattggggtaacattaaattttactgctTTTTGAATTTCTG
Proteins encoded in this region:
- the LOC142326242 gene encoding uncharacterized protein LOC142326242, which codes for MGKYLTYFALALIFTFIATTKAQEEPWMTDDHMESYFGESIIDWVKDTLGISNAKSETKTENKIFTKSRTDDSSEGSKEEMIGSNEWLKKNVDAKIPHFPKNFPFPPQMTEIPDIPGLKFPDCKAFISGIKGKAEEKHKTFLCSDPRYKEKFYMLKTTCSFKSEHVNVSNSSTASYYTLDHHEMKYEPEIKYDPLF